A stretch of the Lactuca sativa cultivar Salinas chromosome 9, Lsat_Salinas_v11, whole genome shotgun sequence genome encodes the following:
- the LOC111912120 gene encoding F-box protein At2g27310 — MASTSSITTFSDLHPVIIQTQILPRLDGQSLSSVATTSSYLRTITADDILWSDICKSTWLSITHPRINHVISTFSAGHRSFFQDSFQPPTTDVKHLTCRRSWSNTQPSCSLTHHPWPSELILAVDIRFHNNIVYSRVEITDTTTNFLTSELRIVLNDDPARNQSGFELGSIDLKVDKLLHADDETISHLKESVTLNWILIDPTRKRAVNLSSIKPVLAWVDNHVHLRYVIVLPGCDSSERVECRIEVTLVVDKGGVALHVREVILHVKDASCNCLKGKDFLDDSKGNFYVGVDGSNSFIKTNRHLFCRRSTAFTLHRSLFVGNLQMVFTC, encoded by the exons TTCTATAACAACTTTCTCCGATCTCCACCCAGTCATCATCCAAACCCAAATCTTACCACGACTCGACGGTCAATCTCTCTCCTCCGTCGCAACCACATCATCCTATCTACGAACCATCACCGCAGACGACATTCTTTGGTCAGACATTTGCAAGTCCACTTGGCTCTCAATAACCCACCCACGTATCAACCATGTCATCTCCACCTTCTCCGCCGGTCACCGTTCTTTCTTCCAAGACTCTTTTCAGCCTCCAACCACCGATGTTAAACACCTTACCTGCCGCCGTTCTTGGTCAAACACCCAACCATCTTGTTCCTTAACACATCATCCTTGGCCATCTGAACTTATCTTAGCCGTCGATATACGCTTCCATAACAATATCGTTTACTCCAGAGTCGAAATCACCGACACCACAACCAATTTCCTGACATCGGAGCTTAGGATTGTATTAAACGACGATCCGGCTAGAAATCAATCGGGTTTTGAACTCGGGTCAATCGACTTGAAAGTCGACAAGCTATTACACGCCGATGACGAAACAATATCACACCTCAAAGAATCCGTAACATTAAACTGGATCCTAATAGATCCGACACGGAAACGAGCGGTAAACCTATCCAGCATCAAACCTGTTCTTGCATGGGTAGACAACCACGTCCATCTCCGATACGTCATCGTTTTACCAGGGTGTGACTCGAGTGAGAGAGTGGAATGTAGAATAGAGGTGACGTTGGTTGTGGATAAAGGAGGGGTGGCATTGCATGTGAGGGAGGTGATACTTCACGTTAAAGACGCGTCTTGTAATTGTTTGAAGGGGAAGGACTTTTTG GATGATAGTAAAGGAAATTTTTATGTGGGCGTCGACGGATCTAattcttttataaaaacaaatagaCATCTTTTTTGTCGCCGGTCAACCGCCTTCACCCTTCACCGTAGTTTGTTTGTCGGAAATTTACAGATGGTTTTTACTTGCTaa